A portion of the Streptomyces platensis genome contains these proteins:
- a CDS encoding DUF7544 domain-containing protein encodes MNNSPGWASPGSTPSDEPARGTQEQPTQADPTDPAGQSSPPNWSKEQPPAGQWSAPAGIPAQSGPHGRPDQSAGDRTRATAPGYGGPGWGGAPGPGTQPPWGGAWAPPPQAAKPGVIPLRPLAVGEILDGAVATMRAHWRTVLGISLIVAVVAQTAVTVVTGLWFQDAGREPALSRENLPPLRESMQQMGNSLAATGITSVIGLLATLIATGLLTMVVSRAVLGRSVTAGEAWRDARPQLPRLLGLLILFPLLLMAILAVGVAPGVLLVASGSAEAGLLLTLFGGLAATVVTIWLWVRYSLASPALMLEKQGVITALRRSAKLVQGAWWRVLGTQLLTYLLIGIVEFIIQIPATLVAFLVGGESLMDWANGTSNTTGWSFLIVLGVGAVISSTITFPISAGITALLYMDQRIRREALDLELARAAGLPGYGADAPTAHPAPPAPTATGPAQGYAPAAAPTATDTPADSAPAGSSTTDSAATAGSETGGAGTEATEPGTTPTAAKDAQAKAAPADGTGQDPDNATPGS; translated from the coding sequence GGCCCGCGGCACCCAGGAACAGCCCACCCAGGCAGACCCGACCGACCCGGCCGGGCAGTCCTCCCCACCGAACTGGTCCAAGGAACAGCCGCCCGCCGGCCAGTGGTCGGCCCCCGCCGGCATCCCCGCTCAGAGCGGCCCGCACGGACGGCCTGACCAGAGCGCGGGCGACCGCACCCGCGCCACGGCGCCCGGCTACGGCGGGCCCGGCTGGGGCGGCGCTCCGGGCCCCGGCACACAGCCTCCCTGGGGCGGCGCCTGGGCCCCGCCGCCCCAGGCCGCCAAGCCCGGCGTCATCCCGCTGCGCCCGCTCGCCGTCGGCGAGATACTCGATGGCGCGGTCGCCACCATGCGCGCCCACTGGCGCACCGTCCTCGGCATCTCGCTGATCGTCGCGGTGGTCGCGCAGACCGCCGTCACCGTGGTCACCGGCCTGTGGTTCCAGGACGCCGGCCGCGAGCCCGCCCTGTCGCGCGAAAACCTGCCGCCGCTCCGCGAATCCATGCAACAGATGGGCAATTCGCTCGCCGCCACCGGCATCACCTCGGTGATCGGTCTGCTCGCCACCCTCATCGCCACGGGGCTGCTCACCATGGTCGTGAGCCGTGCCGTCCTGGGCCGCTCGGTGACCGCCGGGGAAGCCTGGCGCGACGCCCGCCCCCAGCTCCCGCGCCTGCTCGGCCTGCTCATTCTGTTCCCCCTGCTCCTCATGGCCATCCTCGCGGTCGGTGTGGCGCCCGGCGTCCTCCTCGTCGCCTCGGGCTCCGCGGAGGCGGGCCTGCTCCTCACCCTGTTCGGCGGACTGGCCGCCACCGTGGTGACCATCTGGCTGTGGGTCCGCTACAGCCTCGCCTCCCCCGCGCTGATGCTGGAGAAGCAGGGCGTCATCACCGCGCTCCGCCGGTCCGCGAAGCTCGTACAAGGGGCCTGGTGGCGCGTGCTGGGCACCCAGCTCCTCACCTACCTCCTCATCGGCATCGTCGAGTTCATCATCCAGATCCCGGCCACCCTGGTCGCCTTCCTGGTCGGTGGCGAGAGCCTCATGGACTGGGCGAACGGCACCAGCAACACCACCGGCTGGTCGTTCCTGATCGTGCTGGGCGTCGGAGCCGTCATCAGCTCCACCATCACCTTCCCGATCAGCGCCGGCATCACCGCGCTCCTGTACATGGACCAGCGCATCCGCCGCGAGGCACTCGACCTCGAACTCGCCCGCGCCGCAGGCCTCCCCGGCTACGGTGCCGACGCCCCCACCGCGCACCCGGCGCCCCCCGCTCCCACAGCCACGGGTCCGGCCCAGGGTTACGCACCGGCGGCCGCCCCGACCGCCACTGACACACCGGCAGACAGCGCACCGGCCGGCAGCTCCACCACGGACAGCGCCGCGACAGCCGGCTCCGAGACGGGTGGCGCCGGCACGGAGGCCACCGAGCCAGGCACCACGCCCACGGCCGCCAAGGACGCCCAGGCGAAGGCCGCTCCGGCCGACGGCACCGGGCAAGACCCCGATAACGCCACTCCGGGAAGCTGA
- a CDS encoding DUF4129 domain-containing protein, whose product MTTGGNGAALGRLMARPDDDIPVRTPRLPAREAAERELSDPRYHQHDPNPIQRALDWLWQRVNELFNAAADATPGGWIGILVIAAFVLLLLVALRLRLGAVRRTPTTSGALFSDAPRTAAAHRAAADRHAAEGLWNQAIQDRMRALVLALEERTLLTPGPGRTADEAATEAGWALPAYADRLRTAARTFDDVTYGGRPGTEPAYALLTSLDTDLQHAKPDLAGTTTRSRG is encoded by the coding sequence GTGACCACAGGGGGGAACGGGGCCGCGCTCGGACGACTCATGGCGCGCCCCGACGACGACATACCGGTGCGGACTCCGCGCCTCCCCGCCCGGGAGGCGGCCGAGCGCGAGCTGTCCGATCCGCGGTACCACCAGCACGACCCCAACCCGATCCAGCGTGCCCTCGACTGGCTCTGGCAACGCGTCAACGAACTCTTCAACGCGGCCGCCGACGCCACACCGGGTGGCTGGATCGGGATTCTCGTCATCGCGGCATTCGTCCTGCTGCTCCTGGTCGCCCTCCGGCTTCGGCTCGGCGCGGTGCGCCGCACTCCGACCACCAGCGGCGCGCTCTTCTCCGACGCTCCCCGCACCGCCGCCGCACACCGGGCGGCCGCCGACCGGCACGCCGCCGAAGGCCTTTGGAACCAGGCGATCCAGGACCGCATGCGCGCCCTCGTCCTCGCCCTCGAAGAACGGACCCTGCTCACCCCCGGCCCGGGCCGTACCGCCGACGAGGCGGCCACCGAGGCGGGTTGGGCACTCCCCGCATACGCCGACCGGCTGCGTACCGCGGCACGCACCTTTGACGACGTCACATACGGCGGCCGCCCCGGCACGGAACCGGCGTACGCCCTTCTGACCAGCCTCGACACCGACCTGCAACACGCCAAGCCCGACCTGGCCGGCACCACGACCAGGAGCCGCGGATGA
- a CDS encoding DUF4350 domain-containing protein, translating to MTTATPDASALPPTVRSLWTRSRGPLLALLLLVISGMVIAALQSGEQHGRLDPRSADRTGSRALAQLLSSHGVSTQVVTTSEEAAAAAGPGTTLLVTRPDMLTQDQLTGLHTATAHTPGRTVLLTPDASSLETFAPGVRTDSPAGLSARRPACSLPEARRAGNALLGGRSYTTSVQGADRCYLSGDQPTLLRLPASRAGRDTVVLGSPDFLYNHHLAEHGNASLALQLLGTHKHLVWYLPSLSDPSAAQDNQRGFLDLIPSGWYWALLQLTFAAVLAALWRARRLGPLVPERLPVTVPAAETTEGHARLYEQANARDRASAVLRSATRTRLAPLIGVSPTHAHTPDVLLPAMHAHLASAPRVDADLHHLLFGAAPADDKALVHLADQLDALETSIVSQERHAPREHPDR from the coding sequence ATGACCACGGCAACCCCGGACGCCTCCGCGCTCCCGCCTACGGTTCGCAGTCTGTGGACCCGGTCCCGCGGACCGCTCCTCGCACTCCTGCTGCTCGTCATCAGCGGCATGGTGATCGCGGCCCTTCAGTCCGGCGAACAGCACGGGCGGCTCGACCCCCGATCCGCCGACCGGACCGGTAGCCGGGCCCTCGCCCAACTCCTGTCCTCTCACGGTGTCTCCACCCAGGTCGTAACCACCTCCGAGGAAGCCGCCGCGGCGGCCGGCCCCGGCACCACACTCCTCGTCACCCGTCCCGACATGCTGACGCAAGATCAGCTGACGGGTCTGCACACCGCGACCGCCCACACCCCCGGTCGCACCGTCCTCCTCACCCCCGACGCCTCGTCCCTCGAAACCTTCGCCCCCGGCGTCCGGACGGATTCCCCGGCCGGCCTCTCGGCCCGCCGGCCCGCCTGTTCCCTGCCGGAAGCCCGGCGCGCGGGTAATGCCTTGCTGGGCGGCCGCAGTTACACCACGTCCGTCCAAGGCGCCGATCGCTGCTACCTCAGCGGCGACCAGCCCACCCTGCTGCGTCTGCCGGCCTCCCGCGCCGGCCGCGACACCGTGGTCCTCGGCTCCCCCGACTTCCTCTACAACCACCACCTCGCCGAGCACGGCAACGCCTCGCTGGCCCTTCAACTCCTCGGTACGCACAAGCATCTGGTCTGGTACCTCCCCTCACTGAGCGACCCCTCCGCCGCGCAGGACAACCAGCGCGGCTTCCTCGATCTCATCCCGTCCGGCTGGTATTGGGCCCTGCTCCAACTCACCTTTGCCGCCGTCCTCGCTGCCCTGTGGCGCGCCCGTCGCCTCGGCCCGCTGGTGCCGGAAAGGCTCCCGGTCACCGTCCCTGCCGCCGAGACCACCGAGGGCCACGCCCGCCTCTACGAGCAGGCCAACGCCCGCGACCGGGCCTCGGCCGTGCTGCGCTCCGCGACCCGCACACGACTCGCCCCCCTCATCGGCGTGTCCCCGACACACGCCCATACCCCCGACGTCCTTCTCCCGGCCATGCACGCCCACTTGGCCTCCGCCCCCCGCGTCGACGCAGACCTTCACCACCTGCTCTTCGGCGCGGCCCCCGCGGACGACAAGGCCCTGGTCCACCTGGCCGATCAACTCGACGCACTCGAAACCTCGATCGTTTCCCAAGAGAGGCACGCCCCCCGTGAGCACCCCGACCGCTGA
- a CDS encoding AAA family ATPase: MSTPTADSARASLEDLRTEVAKAVVGQDPAVTGLVVALLCRGHVLLEGAPGVAKTLLVRALSAALELDTKRVQFTPDLMPSDVTGSLVYDARSAEFSFQPGPVFTNLLLADEINRTPPKTQASLLEAMEERQVTVDGTARPLPEPFLVAATQNPVEYEGTYPLPEAQLDRFLLKLTVPLPARHDEIDILTRHAAGFSPRDLGAAGLRPVASTADLDAARDAVAKTAVSPEVTGYIVDICRATRESPSLSLGVSPRGATALLSTSRAWAWLTGRDYVTPDDVKALALPTLRHRVQLRPEAEMEGVTADSVINSVLAHLPVPR; this comes from the coding sequence GTGAGCACCCCGACCGCTGACAGCGCCCGAGCCTCCCTGGAGGACCTGCGCACCGAGGTAGCCAAGGCCGTTGTAGGCCAGGACCCCGCCGTCACCGGCTTGGTCGTCGCTCTCCTCTGCCGCGGTCATGTGCTCCTCGAAGGTGCCCCCGGAGTCGCCAAAACCCTGCTCGTTCGCGCCTTGTCAGCCGCTCTCGAACTCGACACCAAGCGCGTCCAGTTCACCCCTGACCTGATGCCGAGCGATGTCACCGGTTCGCTGGTCTACGACGCCCGCAGCGCCGAGTTCTCCTTCCAGCCGGGTCCCGTCTTCACCAACCTGCTGCTCGCCGACGAGATCAACCGCACGCCTCCCAAAACGCAGGCGTCCCTGCTCGAAGCGATGGAAGAGCGGCAGGTGACCGTCGACGGCACAGCCCGTCCCCTCCCCGAGCCGTTCCTGGTGGCCGCTACCCAGAACCCCGTGGAGTACGAGGGCACTTACCCGCTCCCCGAGGCCCAGCTCGACCGCTTCCTGCTGAAGCTGACCGTGCCGCTGCCCGCCCGCCATGACGAGATCGACATCCTCACCCGGCACGCGGCCGGCTTCAGCCCCCGCGATCTCGGTGCCGCGGGACTGCGCCCTGTCGCCTCCACCGCTGACCTCGACGCTGCGCGAGACGCGGTCGCCAAGACCGCCGTCTCCCCCGAAGTCACCGGCTATATCGTCGATATCTGCCGTGCCACCCGCGAATCCCCCTCGCTCTCTCTCGGCGTCTCCCCCCGAGGCGCCACCGCCCTGCTCTCCACGTCACGTGCCTGGGCCTGGCTCACCGGGCGGGACTATGTCACCCCCGACGACGTCAAGGCGCTTGCGCTTCCCACGCTCCGACATCGCGTCCAGCTCCGCCCCGAAGCGGAGATGGAGGGAGTCACCGCAGACTCCGTGATCAACTCCGTGCTCGCTCATCTCCCCGTCCCCCGCTGA